The genomic segment AAAGCAACCGGTGTTCTCATCACTCATATCCACCAGGATTACAAAACCAGTCTGTGGACGATTGGTCTGATTAATTCACTCTATTATGCGATGCAGTTTTTACTGTGTAAGTttttggaaaggtttgcggtaacaccatgtttaatggctacactgtaaaaaaaaaaataaaaaaaaacccgtaAAATTTAAGGTGCTTACTGGCAAGCTATATGGTGCCAGGTACAGTGCAGTGGAAGTTTTGTAACTTGTGCCTTGAAGGGGTTGTTTGCAAAACTTCCACTGTGAAATTTACTGCACTTTACCTAGTTGCCAGGTAAAGCACCTTAatttttacgtttttttttttatttttatatatttttttacagtgatctataaatgagttggggtggttctgaaaagaaccgttggttgtATTTGAATattgtgtattaattttgttgtgcatgTTTTGTTATTGCTGTCTTAAGCCTTggagaaagaatttttttattttttttaaattttcatttataccatcggcCCATTATATTTGGTCggcaagttgtttgcaacagctacttttattttcttactttttttttttaactacaaaTAATTTGTCATTGTGTGTACTTTTTCAGAATGCTTTAATCATTAGGGTGTGGGTCAAGCAGCCGactcacgaaacgctaggattaatctcgggctaggacgagtaacccgtcataatttaagatgggttcaatgcgtcctacgtctatGGATGCAGAACTGAACTTGTCCAAAGATTAAATCTAAAgctagaaagagtttggtgaaatcgtcggctGGGAAAACCTCGTCATATTCTTTTCTCAGACCATTATTCAAAAATAAGAACTGTGCCGCCCAAACACAGTTTACCCGTAAAACAATCTGCCTTCCGACCGCGCCCAGTGGATCCAGCAGTACATCGCCACGGAGTGATAAGACGCCACTATAGACGtagtgacctctgacgtcacacgaaaaccataacatgattcgcgcgcataccgccgggcaaaacctttgtgttttggcagccagctagaaagagTACGCAATCTTACAATGATCGACTACGCAACTcggtgcccggcgaaacatgacgtataatatagtgttttgtcaacagagggcggtttgaatgtaaacataggtcacatcgtctatgttaagcccttttcacactgtatcccCGTGGAATACATCCCCGGTGATGCCTCGGGTCTTTTTTACCCCATGGTTTACCCCGACGCACTTACTTTCACACTGTATCCCTATTTCACGGGGTTCTGGTCGCACGTTCCAAGAACACTTATAGAGGTTTTTTTTGTCAGGAGTAGGGGTGGGTGGCTATTCCCCGGGCAGACAGAGGGCAGACCAGGGGTAAAGCAAtcacagtgtgaaaagggtgaCCGTTATTTCCAGGGGGCAACCCCAGGAGTAGTAATGTGAAAAgggttttattgttgttttaaagaaagtatttttgttttattcagcaCCATTTCCTGTGGCCGTCTCCCATCGGGTCGGTGTCCGTCCAGTCATTGTAACTGGTGGTATCTTGAGTGGTCTTGGACTCGCCATCGCATCGCAGAGTCACAGTGTCCCCGTCTTAGCTGTTGCCATGGTTGCACTTgcaggtaaacaaaaataatatttaactcaaaaactcacaaaaaggccgtgtccgaaacggagTCTTCGGCTACAGTTACGGCTACTGTAGTTCTCCTTTCCTTTAAAATGGGTAATcttgacgctaggtggcagcatattAACTGATATTTTAATATCATTTATAAGCTGTCAccgacgatcagagcatactgatcgaaacgtcgagttaatccaacggttcttttcagaaccaccccaactcatttagagattgttattacatggtgttaccgcaaactcttctatatcttatttccaccatgcaaagtttcaaatcctacttaacaatTTAACTATTCACTTCACAGGAATGTTTTTAAGAGCTGGTAGTTAAAGTCTCCATTTTGCTTTAAGACTCtatctaatgggagacttttgggacgcttggtggcagcagacttaccaggtaaaatcaattgttctcggtaatgtgcgtgtgctcagaactacgtaaacaattgaaatttacctggtaagtctgctgccacctagcgttccaaagtctcccattgaatgtTATCTTTTCCGAAAGTGTTTGTGTTTGATTTCTTCAACTATTAATCTGGCTCTTTGATTGATCAGGTACGGGTGCAGCGTGTGTGAAGGAACCACTGTTTTCCCAGATGGCCCTCTACTTTCACGAGAAGTACGCCTTCGTATCATTCCTTGCTAAGATGGGTGCCCCGTTCGGAATGATGGTCTACGGTCCAGCAACGCAAGCACTGACTGAATACTACGGTTGGCGTGGAGCTCTGCTCATCCTCGCCGGGCTGAGCTTCAATCTCACGGTATGCGGTTTGCTCATTTGCCGCTCATCAAGCTCAAGATTCAAAcgagcgccctctgttgccctAAGGATGTCGGATTATCAAGACTTGGACAGGTTAGATGAGGAAGATAGGAGGCTTTATTATTGCTGCAGTCAGTTAATCTCAACCATGGGATTAGCTGTATTTAAAGACGTACGGTTCATACTTATAACTATGATAAAGCTGTTCAGCGGATTCGGCTATGCTGGGATTGTCATCTACATGGTTCCGAACGCGTTGTCTCTAGGGCTAGACGCGCACCAGTCCTCCTTCGATACAACAGCGTGGGGAATTGGCAACCTTCTCGGGCTCTCCTTCGCTACGTTGGTGATGCACACAAAAGTGCTATCCGAATGTTCAGTGATGGGGATTGGGACAAGTCTAGCTGTCATTGGATATGTGCTGGATCCTTTTATCGCATCCTTTGTAGGGCAGATGGTCGTGACTGCCATTATAGGGGCCGGGACAGAGAGTCTGTTCCTAGTCTCCATTATATTAACCCGGTACCTGACTAATGCTGATAACAGAGTGGTCTTTCTTTACACGTGGCAAAACTTCATCACAGGACTGTCTTACCCCGTCTCTGGATTTGTATCAGGTGAGATATtcattcatgctaagcacaaacatttgcttagcatgacatttcatCTTTGTTCAAagtaggattaccaaccaaattttcattttttgcatattgcttgatactggtatccAGCTGCTGAAAGTCACGAGGAAACTTGGTATAATCTAGTGTCTTGAAAAGGCGTATAATTGAAGGCCCGTTGAAATGATCAAAACACCAACCCAATGAACATTCATAGTTTAAATAACGCATTTTCTCGTTTTACAGGATATCTGTTCGAGATAACTGGAGACTTCAAGGTTACCTTCTTTGTGTATAGCGGCACAATGCTAGTAACGGGAATTAGTATCATACTGTACTATGTTTACACCAACTATAAGAAGTCAGCCAAATAAGCTTGTCAACAACATGAGGTCACTGTCTTCTCAAAGGTCACTTCCGCATAGAAGTCATCACAGAGAGAATAGGGTCAAGGGTCATAGGAACGAATTCATAAACGTTCAACTTATTCGAGCTATCCTAAAGGACATGCATTATAATGAGGTCATTACACCATTCAGAATGGTTCACCATtgatcttggcccaatttcattgttgctgaagaagaaaaaacgctTAAAATTTAtatgaacaggataccagccacagattGTACACATGTCATGGTAGTTTAGTTTCCTAAATGTTTTAAGCATAATGTTTGTGTGCTTCAGCTACTTTTtaaatgtcatagagctgcttaaaagcattGAGCCATCTTGAATACACCTGTCCTTTCAAGAACATTTTTCCTACCTGGAGTGGTGTCTTCCACAAGACATCAAATAATTATCGGCTCAATGCACACGCATGCTCAGGGAACCAAGCTTTGCTTCTTAATGGGTCCCTTCACAGGTtcattagtcttggtgcaagacgtttctcgtttcccttttcacgcacaccgcggccaattcaccaacagcgcccgcaccgactcaatccgcaccgactcacggtgcgggcgctgttggtgaattggccgcggtgtgcgtgaaaagggaaacgagaaacgtcttgcaccaagactacaggTTCATAAATGACCATGCTTAATCTTTATTTaattaatcttatcaaacaacttTTTATCTCCAAACTTCAAATTTACATTGCCTTTGATTTGAGATTGATTTCGATTTAGtcactgtggaaataaactgagtGATTGATTGGCTGATAACATTTTTAGTTTGGTCACCGGTGTGGCAGGATATTCTGTGAACTCTATTTTCACTTCAGTCTCGAAACCTAAATCGAAGAGTTCAATCTAAACTGAATATTTATTCCATAGCGTCAGTGGTTTAGACAGTACTGGTTTGAGAACGAAGGGATACAAACGAATGATTAATAAGGAAACAAGTTTTATATGTCAGAGTTTGCTTTCATTCATTTCGAATCAAAGATGGCTGCGAGATATTATTTCCTGCTGCTCGTTGTCTTTTCTATAAGAACCAGTTTTGTCGGTGAGTATTTATAATAGTATAATACTATAGAAATATACAACAACCAGTTAAAGTTAAACACCTGTGTTTAAAGGCAATCAATCAAAAGTGATGCCATATTTTGTTGCTTATTTTAAACTGACTAAATCGTGGTGTTAAACAGTTTCTTaatattttgtgtatgtttgtattgtacgtttgccttaaaggcagtgaacactgttggtaattactcaaaataatttttagcattaaacctttcttggtgacgagtaatgaggagaggttgatggtataaaacattttgagaagcggctccctctgaagtgccataattttcgggaaagaagtaattttccacgaatttgatttcgagacctcagatttataacttgtgtgacaaagggtgttttttctttcattattatctcgcaagttcgatgaccgattgagctcaaattttcacaggtttgttattttatgcttatgttgagatacaccaactgtgaaggctagtctttgacaattaccaatagtgtccactgcctttaagttttttttttcttcttttgtatttgtatttgttataAAAACGAATGGTAATAGAACCAACATTACCGGCTTAAAAACTGGGACACATGTCATTGAGAAGCAAAGTAAACTCAGACCCTAAAAACACGAAAGACCTTCTTTTTCTCTTATTCTAATCCTCGTTGTAGTTCACTCTCTCGAGATGAATTTGACAAGAACCACGCCTCACGAGATCGAGGGAGAAACAACCTCGTTCTCATGTACTGTTGATGAACTGGGAGAATATGGGTACCTGGAGTGGTTTCTGAACGACAAACCATTGGACCTACGGGGTGCGGATTCCCACAAACAAATATACCTTAATAAAACGCTGTACAGAAATTACTCCGGCTTGACTCTCAACTGTCTTACGTTCGGGGTACTTGCAAACGTCAACAAAACACTTCAACTGAACGTATTACGTAAGTAAATTAATCGTACATGCATTCCAAGCATAGAAAAATGCCAGATCAAAGTAATATTTGAGACATCCCTCAAGACATACTTAAGCTCAACCACCACCAGtatccagcattctcctgaagaccagcagagtatactgtgCGAAACGTCAGAGCCAACAATTATACATGGTtgcccgcaagtttactatttagtatttatagttacttcttattctttacaccatgcaaagcttcaaaaacCATTTTAAGTTTTTAGTCGCTATGTAACCAGTCATATTTCTTCCCCACTTCCAGATCCACCGGATGTAGTGACCCTTGATGCTAATTTAACTTCCGGTTTGATTTATAAGTTCAACTGCACTGCATCGGGAGCAAATCCAGCTGTGAAGATCACGTGGTTGCTTAACATAAGTGATGTGCAGAGCCGCAAAGATATCGTTTCCTTGTCTAGAAGTACAGCCCCATACATGTGGACGACCTCAAGTTGCCTAACACTGCACACGAGCACTATAGTGGACGTTGAGGGCGTCAgatgcatgacgtcatttttAGACAATGATAGTTACGTCGTGAGAGAGCTTCCGTTGGATCCGATCGATAAAGGTAAGCCTCTATTATTGCAGTTTCACAAAAAAACCAAGAGCAAAGTGGTAAATGATTTCTCAGCCAACAATCTCAAATTGCTAGCTCGGGTACGACTTTGATTACAGAAAAATTAAAGGCAATTTCATTAACGTTATGACAAAGCAGCCCGGTAAAGAAACACGGATAATTCAATTAACGTAAACGATTACGTCATTACCACTTCCTCCCGCAACAGCAACAAGCAACAGCAAGAAGAGTCcatgtttttttctcagcaCTAACAACCTCAAATTGTTTTTCAGATACAAGTTTCATACCAGAAGCATCAACTACGCAGCCCGGTAAAGGAACAACATCAACGGATAAATCGACTTACGTAAAAGTCTACGTCATCGTTACCGTTTCTGTTGCCGTATGTCTCTGTTTCGCCGTAATGATTGTTTGGAGAGTCGCTCGCCAACCAAAACCCCCTCAGGAGATTCCAACAGTTAACCAAGACAGCGAGTTTTCATCTTGGGTACGATAGGCTATTATtgattttgcaattttttcttaaaaaactgGACTACTTGGTAATAttttcaaagatcagtcttctcacctggtgtgtctctgaaaatttgaactcaatagttcgtcgaagttgcgagatattaaaagaagaaaaaaacacacttgtgtgctttcagatgcttgattcgggacctcaaattctaattctgaggtctcgaaatcaaattcaaacattttagtggaaaattacttctttctcgaaaactacatttactttcagagggagccgtttttcacaatgttttatactacattaTCACtccattttgagtaattatcaaaagtaattataaaaataatcaaaatatcaaaaataattattccagtaacccttcctttcattctaaacatcctttgtcctcgccacttcactcctattggttcatagcccctaatattgtttctgaaataggaactttgattggctgttattttcccgcttctttctggatcctttccttaatccctttccccctctctttttctataaatggatatgtatttgtttgtacttgtcttatgcctctgaagaaggtccggattggatcgaaagctaaggccatctaccctattcattattttaatattattaaaaataattattaacatataaccttacttggtaacaatggggaggggttgatagtataacattgtgagaaacggctccctctgaagtaacttagttttcgagaaagaattaattttccaagactttgatttcgagaccacataattagattttgagttcccgaaatcaagcatctgacagcacataacttcgtgtgaccaggggtgtttttacttcctttattctctcgcaactcgacgaccaatgagttcaaatttttcacaggtttgttgttttctgcatattttgagatacaccaagtgagaatactggtctttgacaataaccaacaataaccaatagtgtacagtgtctttaaggaaggAAATACATTTCCTCTTCTGAATTCAATAAATACAATTTGCTAAGCCTTTATTTCAGGGAACCATTGAATTCGAGGAGAGTAGATTACAGCATCCTGAGGTTGACTTCTCGTTCCCTCGCGAGAACATCGAGCTCCTCGAGGTTCTGGGTTGTGGGAACTTTGGACAGGTGTACAAGGCCATCGCTAAGGACATTCTTGAAGTCGGAATCACAACACCCGTAGCAGTCAAGATTCTGAAAAGTAAGCTTTCGAACTTTAATATGACATTTTGGAGcttgaagccgaatccaaagccgaagccgtggtttctaAAAGGGCCCTTAACATAgggagagtttggtgaaatcgacggttggGATCCCTCTGTCTAAGGGGACACTGTGGCCTGAGATTCAAGGCTCCCATGATCCCAGGAtcccagcagccgatttcaagaaACGCTATTAGGagtaatcctatctcgagttagcaCGAGTAattcatcctaacttaggatgggttaaaTGCGTCCAAACGTCTATGCATACGAAACTTACCTCGTGCATAGGGTTACTTGGGCCTTGGGTCACAGGATCCCAGTATCACAGGTCTCATGTTTACAGGTTCATCGTGACCATCTTTGAATTGTTCTCGTTTCAGGGTCATCTGTTACTGATGTGGAGGCAGATTTCAAGAAGGAAATTACAGTCCACGAAACCCTGACCGCCCATCCAAATGTCGTCTCCATGTTGGGATACTGTATAGAAACAGGTATTTtgttcaattaatcaatcaatcaaacaaacaaacaaacaaacaaacaaacaaacaaacaaacaaacaaacaaacaaacaaacaaacaaacaaacaaacaaacaaacaaacaaacaaacaaacaaacaaacaaacaaacaaacaaacaatcagtcaatcaatcactCAATAAAAGTCATGTATAGAGCGCTATAAGTTTGTTCTAAGGCACCGATGCACAGCTAATGGTCAAGGAAGCTTGCTtgaacaggtgagctttaacGAATGTCTTGAATTGGGTATAAGTTAGCTGGTATTTCTAATTTCTAATTTCCCTTGTTCAttaagacactgcacactattggtaattgccaaaaactagtcttctcaattggtgtatctcaacttatgcataaaataacaaacctgtgaaaatttgagctcaattggccgtcgaagttgcgagtttactattaaagaaaaaacacccttgtcacacgaagttgtgtgctttcagatgctttttttcgagacctcaaattctaagaggtctcgaaaccaaattcgtggaaaattacttctttctcgaaaactacgttacttcagagggagccgtttttcacaatgttttatactatcaacttctcccgattgctcactaccaagtaaggttttatgctaatcattattttgagtatttaccaatagtgtccactgcctttaaattaaatcttgcctaggaaacaaaacaaatccccAGTAAAATTTCGAAACCTTTAAAAAGGTTGTAGCCCAATTTCTTCTCCAACTGTTCATGCAATTATTGTCGAAATATTTGTCGTACATTTGAACTCTTGTAATTTATTCGTATAGGCCTATGCCCACTTTCATTTTCGTTCAACTTCCTCTTATTTTTCATTGGAAAGTCGCGTGCGAAGCAACCATAAACTTACTGCAAGTCATAGCAATTTTTCATAGACTTGATGCAAGTCGACTCACTGTTCATAGGCTTTTTACACTTACGCACAAACTCACTTAAAGACTTGCTCCATGTCTGTTTCTACAAAGTACTTGCTGATCGTCTGCTAACTAAATATACGTCACACATAGACTCAGTCCAATTACATCATTAAAATTGTAGTAATAATCTGTACAGACCTTATCATTGATATCTATTGTCAATATAGTAGAGATCAATGGACCTTATGCATttacgtcatccagccgccatcttagaggtataAAAtgatgacgaaacaatcgaaacgcacagatttgtaggCGTGGcacacagtattggccaatgaacaacctccttttttcctcaaggtgagggcgccctactggtATAACATCAAGTGCAAAGGTCTATTGCAttctagacttgactcaagtcccattCACATGCCATCGcaagaaaactattgttttgtgatgctctgcattccccaactTCTTCCATTCTTGGGACCACATTGACGGTGAGCGCTCACTGCCATAATGACTTGTTTTCTAGTCGTGTAGTTGGCGCGATATGCTTATAAGAACGAgtacgggacttgaatcaagtctaattgCATTCTATCACCGCTAACCACGAAAttaaaaatcacatttttaTCGTGTTTTCTTTTTCGTGCCCTCCTCATCTAAGATCCTTTCTACTTGATTCTTGAATTCCTTCCTGGAGGAAATCTTCAAGACTTCCTGAAGAAGAATAAGTTATCTTGGAAGGAGTCAATAGAGGATGACCTTGATGTTGAACCGATTTCTCCCTTCCAGCTCCTCACGTTTGCATCTCAGATAGCAAATGGCATGGATTACTTATCGTGCGTGGGGGTACGTAGAAAAATAAACTGTTACTAGTCTTGTGATTTTGTATCTGTgagcaggggccaatttcatagagcttcttataaaaagacactggacactattggtaattgtcaaagaccagtcttcacagtttgtgtatctcaacatatgcataaaaatataacaaacctgtgaaaatttgagctcaatcggtcgtcgaagttgcgagataataatgacagaaaaaacactcttgtcacacgaagttgtgtgctttcagatgcttgatttcgagatctcaaattctgaatctgag from the Asterias rubens chromosome 22, eAstRub1.3, whole genome shotgun sequence genome contains:
- the LOC117305389 gene encoding monocarboxylate transporter 12-like — encoded protein: MSVTETKGYREGGWGWPVVFSVFLSQFILYGNLKATGVLITHIHQDYKTSLWTIGLINSLYYAMQFLLSPFPVAVSHRVGVRPVIVTGGILSGLGLAIASQSHSVPVLAVAMVALAGTGAACVKEPLFSQMALYFHEKYAFVSFLAKMGAPFGMMVYGPATQALTEYYGWRGALLILAGLSFNLTVCGLLICRSSSSRFKRAPSVALRMSDYQDLDRLDEEDRRLYYCCSQLISTMGLAVFKDVRFILITMIKLFSGFGYAGIVIYMVPNALSLGLDAHQSSFDTTAWGIGNLLGLSFATADGRDCHYRGRDRESVPSLHYINPVPD
- the LOC117305343 gene encoding tyrosine kinase receptor Cad96Ca-like, with protein sequence MNLTRTTPHEIEGETTSFSCTVDELGEYGYLEWFLNDKPLDLRGADSHKQIYLNKTLYRNYSGLTLNCLTFGVLANVNKTLQLNVLHPPDVVTLDANLTSGLIYKFNCTASGANPAVKITWLLNISDVQSRKDIVSLSRSTAPYMWTTSSCLTLHTSTIVDVEGVRCMTSFLDNDSYVVRELPLDPIDKDTSFIPEASTTQPGKGTTSTDKSTYVKVYVIVTVSVAVCLCFAVMIVWRVARQPKPPQEIPTVNQDSEFSSWGTIEFEESRLQHPEVDFSFPRENIELLEVLGCGNFGQVYKAIAKDILEVGITTPVAVKILKRSSVTDVEADFKKEITVHETLTAHPNVVSMLGYCIETDPFYLILEFLPGGNLQDFLKKNKLSWKESIEDDLDVEPISPFQLLTFASQIANGMDYLSCVGCIHRDLASRNILLTEELVCKLSDFGLARDVSATDQYEMTSMGLLPVRWLAMECLVDNTYTTMSDVWSFGVLLWEIVTLGAHPYRGMTTNDIIGSLVEGYRLPHPAHCSRQVFSIMKECWKEVPRTRPTFISLKRTLDVMIADAPMYVNMSNFQPDKYI